The following proteins are encoded in a genomic region of Brachypodium distachyon strain Bd21 chromosome 1, Brachypodium_distachyon_v3.0, whole genome shotgun sequence:
- the LOC100823294 gene encoding dihydrolipoyllysine-residue acetyltransferase component 2 of pyruvate dehydrogenase complex, mitochondrial isoform X5 codes for MALLLRHSRKLRRVHGVLDCERGSIARHFSASACSTTLKKEDAGVSNSSLEYGKKAGSLSISQDRKSGKDTHKFKQVSPQEARGLYSSNRVLISATGVNSLFSCGQVVLARHFSSAADLPAHEEIGMPSLSPTMTEGNIARWVKKEGDKVSPGEVLCEVETDKATVEMECMEEGYLAKIVCGDGAKEIKVGEIIAITVEEEGDIEKFKDYKAPASSAAPAESKPQSESTEPKGEEKELPKAAEPKATKTEESSHSGDRVFSSPIARKLAEDNNVPLSSLKASEAKGTKKEAAAAPGLGHVDLPNSQIRKVTANRLLKSKQTIPHYYLTVDSRVDELIKLRSELNPLQDASGGKKISINDLVIKAAALALRKVPECNSSWMNDFIRQYHNVNINVAVQTEHGLFVPVVRDADKKGLATIADEVKQLALRARDNSLKPEDYEGGTFTVSNLGGPFGIKQFCAIVNPPQAAILAIGSAEKRVIPGTDGQFEVGSFMSATLSCDHRVIDGAIGAEWLKAFKGYLENPTTMLL; via the exons atggcgctcctcctccgccactcCCGCAAG TTGCGAAGAGTGCATGGTGTCCTGGACTGCGAGCGTGGGAGCATCGCTCGCCACTTCTCTGCCAGTGCCTGCTCCACTACCCTAAAAAAGGAAGATG CAGGTGTTTCAAATTCTAGCCTTGAGTATGGGAAAAAGGCTGGAAGCTTAAGCATTTCCCAAGATAGAAAGTCTGGAAAAGATACTCATAAGTTCAAG CAGGTATCACCGCAAGAAGCAAGGGGGCTCTACAGTTCCAATAGAGTGCTAATTTCTGCTACTGGAGTCAATAGTTTGTTCTCGTG CGGGCAGGTAGTTTTGGCAAGACATTTTTCAAGTGCTGCCG ATTTGCCAGCGCATGAGGAAATCGGGATGCCTTCTCTCTCCCCCACTATGACTGAG GGAAATATTGCAAGGTGGGTAAAGAAAGAAGGAGACAAAGTATCACCTGGTGAAGTTCTTTGTGAAGTGGAAACT GATAAAGCCACTGTGGAGATGGAATGCATGGAGGAAGGCTATCTTGCTAAGATTGTCTGTGGAGATGGTGCAAAAGAGATTAAAGTTGGCGAG ATTATTGCCATAACtgtggaagaggagggggacaTTGAGAAATTTAAGGATTACAAGGCTCCTGCTTCATCTGCGGCTCCAGCTGAATCGAAACCACAATCTGAGTCCACAGAACCAAAAGGGGAGGAAAAAGAGCTCCCCAAGGCTGCTGAACCAAAGGCTACAAAGACTGAAGAATCTTCTCATTCAGGGGACCGCGTATTCTCCAGTCCCATTGCCCGAAAGTTGGCAGAAGACAACAAC GTACCACTGTCGAGCTTAAAAG CTTCTGAAGCCAAGGGTACGAAGAAGGAAGCTGCAGCAGCTCCAGGACTTGGCCACGTGGATCTTCCAAATTCACAAATAAGGAAG GTTACTGCAAACCGCTTGCTGAAATCTAAGCAAACCATCCCTCACTATTATCTGACAGTTGATAGTCGTGTTGACGAACTTATTAA ATTGCGGAGTGAGTTGAACCCTCTGCAGGATGCCTCTGGTGGGAAGAAGATATCTATAAATGATCTTGTTATTAAG GCTGCGGCATTGGCTCTTCGTAAGGTCCCTGAGTGCAACAGTTCTTGGATGAATGATTTTATTCGCCA GTATCACAATGTGAACATCAACGTTGCTGTACAAACTGAGCATGGCTTGTTTGTTCCAGTAGTTAGG GATGCAGACAAGAAAGGCTTGGCTACCATCGCCGATGAGGTGAAGCAGCTGGCTTTGAGAGCAAGGGATAACAGTCTAAAACCAGAAGATTACGAG GGTGGCACTTTCACCGTGTCAAATTTGGGAGGCCCATTTGGAATTAAACAATTCTGTGCCATCGTAAACCCTCCCCAAGCAGCCATTTTGGCTATTGGCTCTG CCGAGAAGAGGGTGATCCCTGGCACGGATGGTCAGTTTGAAGTTGGGTCGTTCATGTCAGCCACGCTTAGCTGCGACCACCGCGTTATCGACG GCGCCATCGGTGCAGAATGGCTCAAGGCATTCAAGGGCTACCTCGAGAACCCGACGACTATGCTGCTGTAG
- the LOC100823294 gene encoding dihydrolipoyllysine-residue acetyltransferase component 2 of pyruvate dehydrogenase complex, mitochondrial isoform X2 → MALLLRHSRKLRRVHGVLDCERGSIARHFSASACSTTLKKEDAGVSNSSLEYGKKAGSLSISQDRKSGKDTHKFKVSPQEARGLYSSNRVLISATGVNSLFSCGQVVLARHFSSAADLPAHEEIGMPSLSPTMTEGNIARWVKKEGDKVSPGEVLCEVETDKATVEMECMEEGYLAKIVCGDGAKEIKVGEIIAITVEEEGDIEKFKDYKAPASSAAPAESKPQSESTEPKGEEKELPKAAEPKATKTEESSHSGDRVFSSPIARKLAEDNNVPLSSLKGTGPDGRILKADIEEYLSSEAKGTKKEAAAAPGLGHVDLPNSQIRKVTANRLLKSKQTIPHYYLTVDSRVDELIKLRSELNPLQDASGGKKISINDLVIKAAALALRKVPECNSSWMNDFIRQYHNVNINVAVQTEHGLFVPVVRDADKKGLATIADEVKQLALRARDNSLKPEDYEGGTFTVSNLGGPFGIKQFCAIVNPPQAAILAIGSAEKRVIPGTDGQFEVGSFMSATLSCDHRVIDGAIGAEWLKAFKGYLENPTTMLL, encoded by the exons atggcgctcctcctccgccactcCCGCAAG TTGCGAAGAGTGCATGGTGTCCTGGACTGCGAGCGTGGGAGCATCGCTCGCCACTTCTCTGCCAGTGCCTGCTCCACTACCCTAAAAAAGGAAGATG CAGGTGTTTCAAATTCTAGCCTTGAGTATGGGAAAAAGGCTGGAAGCTTAAGCATTTCCCAAGATAGAAAGTCTGGAAAAGATACTCATAAGTTCAAG GTATCACCGCAAGAAGCAAGGGGGCTCTACAGTTCCAATAGAGTGCTAATTTCTGCTACTGGAGTCAATAGTTTGTTCTCGTG CGGGCAGGTAGTTTTGGCAAGACATTTTTCAAGTGCTGCCG ATTTGCCAGCGCATGAGGAAATCGGGATGCCTTCTCTCTCCCCCACTATGACTGAG GGAAATATTGCAAGGTGGGTAAAGAAAGAAGGAGACAAAGTATCACCTGGTGAAGTTCTTTGTGAAGTGGAAACT GATAAAGCCACTGTGGAGATGGAATGCATGGAGGAAGGCTATCTTGCTAAGATTGTCTGTGGAGATGGTGCAAAAGAGATTAAAGTTGGCGAG ATTATTGCCATAACtgtggaagaggagggggacaTTGAGAAATTTAAGGATTACAAGGCTCCTGCTTCATCTGCGGCTCCAGCTGAATCGAAACCACAATCTGAGTCCACAGAACCAAAAGGGGAGGAAAAAGAGCTCCCCAAGGCTGCTGAACCAAAGGCTACAAAGACTGAAGAATCTTCTCATTCAGGGGACCGCGTATTCTCCAGTCCCATTGCCCGAAAGTTGGCAGAAGACAACAAC GTACCACTGTCGAGCTTAAAAGGTACTGGTCCAGATGGGCGTATTTTGAAGGCAGACATTGAGGAATACTTAT CTTCTGAAGCCAAGGGTACGAAGAAGGAAGCTGCAGCAGCTCCAGGACTTGGCCACGTGGATCTTCCAAATTCACAAATAAGGAAG GTTACTGCAAACCGCTTGCTGAAATCTAAGCAAACCATCCCTCACTATTATCTGACAGTTGATAGTCGTGTTGACGAACTTATTAA ATTGCGGAGTGAGTTGAACCCTCTGCAGGATGCCTCTGGTGGGAAGAAGATATCTATAAATGATCTTGTTATTAAG GCTGCGGCATTGGCTCTTCGTAAGGTCCCTGAGTGCAACAGTTCTTGGATGAATGATTTTATTCGCCA GTATCACAATGTGAACATCAACGTTGCTGTACAAACTGAGCATGGCTTGTTTGTTCCAGTAGTTAGG GATGCAGACAAGAAAGGCTTGGCTACCATCGCCGATGAGGTGAAGCAGCTGGCTTTGAGAGCAAGGGATAACAGTCTAAAACCAGAAGATTACGAG GGTGGCACTTTCACCGTGTCAAATTTGGGAGGCCCATTTGGAATTAAACAATTCTGTGCCATCGTAAACCCTCCCCAAGCAGCCATTTTGGCTATTGGCTCTG CCGAGAAGAGGGTGATCCCTGGCACGGATGGTCAGTTTGAAGTTGGGTCGTTCATGTCAGCCACGCTTAGCTGCGACCACCGCGTTATCGACG GCGCCATCGGTGCAGAATGGCTCAAGGCATTCAAGGGCTACCTCGAGAACCCGACGACTATGCTGCTGTAG
- the LOC100823294 gene encoding dihydrolipoyllysine-residue acetyltransferase component 2 of pyruvate dehydrogenase complex, mitochondrial isoform X4: MALLLRHSRKLRRVHGVLDCERGSIARHFSASACSTTLKKEDGVSNSSLEYGKKAGSLSISQDRKSGKDTHKFKVSPQEARGLYSSNRVLISATGVNSLFSCGQVVLARHFSSAADLPAHEEIGMPSLSPTMTEGNIARWVKKEGDKVSPGEVLCEVETDKATVEMECMEEGYLAKIVCGDGAKEIKVGEIIAITVEEEGDIEKFKDYKAPASSAAPAESKPQSESTEPKGEEKELPKAAEPKATKTEESSHSGDRVFSSPIARKLAEDNNVPLSSLKGTGPDGRILKADIEEYLSSEAKGTKKEAAAAPGLGHVDLPNSQIRKVTANRLLKSKQTIPHYYLTVDSRVDELIKLRSELNPLQDASGGKKISINDLVIKAAALALRKVPECNSSWMNDFIRQYHNVNINVAVQTEHGLFVPVVRDADKKGLATIADEVKQLALRARDNSLKPEDYEGGTFTVSNLGGPFGIKQFCAIVNPPQAAILAIGSAEKRVIPGTDGQFEVGSFMSATLSCDHRVIDGAIGAEWLKAFKGYLENPTTMLL, translated from the exons atggcgctcctcctccgccactcCCGCAAG TTGCGAAGAGTGCATGGTGTCCTGGACTGCGAGCGTGGGAGCATCGCTCGCCACTTCTCTGCCAGTGCCTGCTCCACTACCCTAAAAAAGGAAGATG GTGTTTCAAATTCTAGCCTTGAGTATGGGAAAAAGGCTGGAAGCTTAAGCATTTCCCAAGATAGAAAGTCTGGAAAAGATACTCATAAGTTCAAG GTATCACCGCAAGAAGCAAGGGGGCTCTACAGTTCCAATAGAGTGCTAATTTCTGCTACTGGAGTCAATAGTTTGTTCTCGTG CGGGCAGGTAGTTTTGGCAAGACATTTTTCAAGTGCTGCCG ATTTGCCAGCGCATGAGGAAATCGGGATGCCTTCTCTCTCCCCCACTATGACTGAG GGAAATATTGCAAGGTGGGTAAAGAAAGAAGGAGACAAAGTATCACCTGGTGAAGTTCTTTGTGAAGTGGAAACT GATAAAGCCACTGTGGAGATGGAATGCATGGAGGAAGGCTATCTTGCTAAGATTGTCTGTGGAGATGGTGCAAAAGAGATTAAAGTTGGCGAG ATTATTGCCATAACtgtggaagaggagggggacaTTGAGAAATTTAAGGATTACAAGGCTCCTGCTTCATCTGCGGCTCCAGCTGAATCGAAACCACAATCTGAGTCCACAGAACCAAAAGGGGAGGAAAAAGAGCTCCCCAAGGCTGCTGAACCAAAGGCTACAAAGACTGAAGAATCTTCTCATTCAGGGGACCGCGTATTCTCCAGTCCCATTGCCCGAAAGTTGGCAGAAGACAACAAC GTACCACTGTCGAGCTTAAAAGGTACTGGTCCAGATGGGCGTATTTTGAAGGCAGACATTGAGGAATACTTAT CTTCTGAAGCCAAGGGTACGAAGAAGGAAGCTGCAGCAGCTCCAGGACTTGGCCACGTGGATCTTCCAAATTCACAAATAAGGAAG GTTACTGCAAACCGCTTGCTGAAATCTAAGCAAACCATCCCTCACTATTATCTGACAGTTGATAGTCGTGTTGACGAACTTATTAA ATTGCGGAGTGAGTTGAACCCTCTGCAGGATGCCTCTGGTGGGAAGAAGATATCTATAAATGATCTTGTTATTAAG GCTGCGGCATTGGCTCTTCGTAAGGTCCCTGAGTGCAACAGTTCTTGGATGAATGATTTTATTCGCCA GTATCACAATGTGAACATCAACGTTGCTGTACAAACTGAGCATGGCTTGTTTGTTCCAGTAGTTAGG GATGCAGACAAGAAAGGCTTGGCTACCATCGCCGATGAGGTGAAGCAGCTGGCTTTGAGAGCAAGGGATAACAGTCTAAAACCAGAAGATTACGAG GGTGGCACTTTCACCGTGTCAAATTTGGGAGGCCCATTTGGAATTAAACAATTCTGTGCCATCGTAAACCCTCCCCAAGCAGCCATTTTGGCTATTGGCTCTG CCGAGAAGAGGGTGATCCCTGGCACGGATGGTCAGTTTGAAGTTGGGTCGTTCATGTCAGCCACGCTTAGCTGCGACCACCGCGTTATCGACG GCGCCATCGGTGCAGAATGGCTCAAGGCATTCAAGGGCTACCTCGAGAACCCGACGACTATGCTGCTGTAG
- the LOC100823294 gene encoding dihydrolipoyllysine-residue acetyltransferase component 2 of pyruvate dehydrogenase complex, mitochondrial isoform X3, translated as MALLLRHSRKLRRVHGVLDCERGSIARHFSASACSTTLKKEDGVSNSSLEYGKKAGSLSISQDRKSGKDTHKFKQVSPQEARGLYSSNRVLISATGVNSLFSCGQVVLARHFSSAADLPAHEEIGMPSLSPTMTEGNIARWVKKEGDKVSPGEVLCEVETDKATVEMECMEEGYLAKIVCGDGAKEIKVGEIIAITVEEEGDIEKFKDYKAPASSAAPAESKPQSESTEPKGEEKELPKAAEPKATKTEESSHSGDRVFSSPIARKLAEDNNVPLSSLKGTGPDGRILKADIEEYLSSEAKGTKKEAAAAPGLGHVDLPNSQIRKVTANRLLKSKQTIPHYYLTVDSRVDELIKLRSELNPLQDASGGKKISINDLVIKAAALALRKVPECNSSWMNDFIRQYHNVNINVAVQTEHGLFVPVVRDADKKGLATIADEVKQLALRARDNSLKPEDYEGGTFTVSNLGGPFGIKQFCAIVNPPQAAILAIGSAEKRVIPGTDGQFEVGSFMSATLSCDHRVIDGAIGAEWLKAFKGYLENPTTMLL; from the exons atggcgctcctcctccgccactcCCGCAAG TTGCGAAGAGTGCATGGTGTCCTGGACTGCGAGCGTGGGAGCATCGCTCGCCACTTCTCTGCCAGTGCCTGCTCCACTACCCTAAAAAAGGAAGATG GTGTTTCAAATTCTAGCCTTGAGTATGGGAAAAAGGCTGGAAGCTTAAGCATTTCCCAAGATAGAAAGTCTGGAAAAGATACTCATAAGTTCAAG CAGGTATCACCGCAAGAAGCAAGGGGGCTCTACAGTTCCAATAGAGTGCTAATTTCTGCTACTGGAGTCAATAGTTTGTTCTCGTG CGGGCAGGTAGTTTTGGCAAGACATTTTTCAAGTGCTGCCG ATTTGCCAGCGCATGAGGAAATCGGGATGCCTTCTCTCTCCCCCACTATGACTGAG GGAAATATTGCAAGGTGGGTAAAGAAAGAAGGAGACAAAGTATCACCTGGTGAAGTTCTTTGTGAAGTGGAAACT GATAAAGCCACTGTGGAGATGGAATGCATGGAGGAAGGCTATCTTGCTAAGATTGTCTGTGGAGATGGTGCAAAAGAGATTAAAGTTGGCGAG ATTATTGCCATAACtgtggaagaggagggggacaTTGAGAAATTTAAGGATTACAAGGCTCCTGCTTCATCTGCGGCTCCAGCTGAATCGAAACCACAATCTGAGTCCACAGAACCAAAAGGGGAGGAAAAAGAGCTCCCCAAGGCTGCTGAACCAAAGGCTACAAAGACTGAAGAATCTTCTCATTCAGGGGACCGCGTATTCTCCAGTCCCATTGCCCGAAAGTTGGCAGAAGACAACAAC GTACCACTGTCGAGCTTAAAAGGTACTGGTCCAGATGGGCGTATTTTGAAGGCAGACATTGAGGAATACTTAT CTTCTGAAGCCAAGGGTACGAAGAAGGAAGCTGCAGCAGCTCCAGGACTTGGCCACGTGGATCTTCCAAATTCACAAATAAGGAAG GTTACTGCAAACCGCTTGCTGAAATCTAAGCAAACCATCCCTCACTATTATCTGACAGTTGATAGTCGTGTTGACGAACTTATTAA ATTGCGGAGTGAGTTGAACCCTCTGCAGGATGCCTCTGGTGGGAAGAAGATATCTATAAATGATCTTGTTATTAAG GCTGCGGCATTGGCTCTTCGTAAGGTCCCTGAGTGCAACAGTTCTTGGATGAATGATTTTATTCGCCA GTATCACAATGTGAACATCAACGTTGCTGTACAAACTGAGCATGGCTTGTTTGTTCCAGTAGTTAGG GATGCAGACAAGAAAGGCTTGGCTACCATCGCCGATGAGGTGAAGCAGCTGGCTTTGAGAGCAAGGGATAACAGTCTAAAACCAGAAGATTACGAG GGTGGCACTTTCACCGTGTCAAATTTGGGAGGCCCATTTGGAATTAAACAATTCTGTGCCATCGTAAACCCTCCCCAAGCAGCCATTTTGGCTATTGGCTCTG CCGAGAAGAGGGTGATCCCTGGCACGGATGGTCAGTTTGAAGTTGGGTCGTTCATGTCAGCCACGCTTAGCTGCGACCACCGCGTTATCGACG GCGCCATCGGTGCAGAATGGCTCAAGGCATTCAAGGGCTACCTCGAGAACCCGACGACTATGCTGCTGTAG
- the LOC100823294 gene encoding dihydrolipoyllysine-residue acetyltransferase component 2 of pyruvate dehydrogenase complex, mitochondrial isoform X1 yields MALLLRHSRKLRRVHGVLDCERGSIARHFSASACSTTLKKEDAGVSNSSLEYGKKAGSLSISQDRKSGKDTHKFKQVSPQEARGLYSSNRVLISATGVNSLFSCGQVVLARHFSSAADLPAHEEIGMPSLSPTMTEGNIARWVKKEGDKVSPGEVLCEVETDKATVEMECMEEGYLAKIVCGDGAKEIKVGEIIAITVEEEGDIEKFKDYKAPASSAAPAESKPQSESTEPKGEEKELPKAAEPKATKTEESSHSGDRVFSSPIARKLAEDNNVPLSSLKGTGPDGRILKADIEEYLSSEAKGTKKEAAAAPGLGHVDLPNSQIRKVTANRLLKSKQTIPHYYLTVDSRVDELIKLRSELNPLQDASGGKKISINDLVIKAAALALRKVPECNSSWMNDFIRQYHNVNINVAVQTEHGLFVPVVRDADKKGLATIADEVKQLALRARDNSLKPEDYEGGTFTVSNLGGPFGIKQFCAIVNPPQAAILAIGSAEKRVIPGTDGQFEVGSFMSATLSCDHRVIDGAIGAEWLKAFKGYLENPTTMLL; encoded by the exons atggcgctcctcctccgccactcCCGCAAG TTGCGAAGAGTGCATGGTGTCCTGGACTGCGAGCGTGGGAGCATCGCTCGCCACTTCTCTGCCAGTGCCTGCTCCACTACCCTAAAAAAGGAAGATG CAGGTGTTTCAAATTCTAGCCTTGAGTATGGGAAAAAGGCTGGAAGCTTAAGCATTTCCCAAGATAGAAAGTCTGGAAAAGATACTCATAAGTTCAAG CAGGTATCACCGCAAGAAGCAAGGGGGCTCTACAGTTCCAATAGAGTGCTAATTTCTGCTACTGGAGTCAATAGTTTGTTCTCGTG CGGGCAGGTAGTTTTGGCAAGACATTTTTCAAGTGCTGCCG ATTTGCCAGCGCATGAGGAAATCGGGATGCCTTCTCTCTCCCCCACTATGACTGAG GGAAATATTGCAAGGTGGGTAAAGAAAGAAGGAGACAAAGTATCACCTGGTGAAGTTCTTTGTGAAGTGGAAACT GATAAAGCCACTGTGGAGATGGAATGCATGGAGGAAGGCTATCTTGCTAAGATTGTCTGTGGAGATGGTGCAAAAGAGATTAAAGTTGGCGAG ATTATTGCCATAACtgtggaagaggagggggacaTTGAGAAATTTAAGGATTACAAGGCTCCTGCTTCATCTGCGGCTCCAGCTGAATCGAAACCACAATCTGAGTCCACAGAACCAAAAGGGGAGGAAAAAGAGCTCCCCAAGGCTGCTGAACCAAAGGCTACAAAGACTGAAGAATCTTCTCATTCAGGGGACCGCGTATTCTCCAGTCCCATTGCCCGAAAGTTGGCAGAAGACAACAAC GTACCACTGTCGAGCTTAAAAGGTACTGGTCCAGATGGGCGTATTTTGAAGGCAGACATTGAGGAATACTTAT CTTCTGAAGCCAAGGGTACGAAGAAGGAAGCTGCAGCAGCTCCAGGACTTGGCCACGTGGATCTTCCAAATTCACAAATAAGGAAG GTTACTGCAAACCGCTTGCTGAAATCTAAGCAAACCATCCCTCACTATTATCTGACAGTTGATAGTCGTGTTGACGAACTTATTAA ATTGCGGAGTGAGTTGAACCCTCTGCAGGATGCCTCTGGTGGGAAGAAGATATCTATAAATGATCTTGTTATTAAG GCTGCGGCATTGGCTCTTCGTAAGGTCCCTGAGTGCAACAGTTCTTGGATGAATGATTTTATTCGCCA GTATCACAATGTGAACATCAACGTTGCTGTACAAACTGAGCATGGCTTGTTTGTTCCAGTAGTTAGG GATGCAGACAAGAAAGGCTTGGCTACCATCGCCGATGAGGTGAAGCAGCTGGCTTTGAGAGCAAGGGATAACAGTCTAAAACCAGAAGATTACGAG GGTGGCACTTTCACCGTGTCAAATTTGGGAGGCCCATTTGGAATTAAACAATTCTGTGCCATCGTAAACCCTCCCCAAGCAGCCATTTTGGCTATTGGCTCTG CCGAGAAGAGGGTGATCCCTGGCACGGATGGTCAGTTTGAAGTTGGGTCGTTCATGTCAGCCACGCTTAGCTGCGACCACCGCGTTATCGACG GCGCCATCGGTGCAGAATGGCTCAAGGCATTCAAGGGCTACCTCGAGAACCCGACGACTATGCTGCTGTAG